The region TTGGAATATTAAAGCTGATAGTAGTGGATGGATTAAACGGATTTGGATAGTTCTGTTCCAGTCTGAATTCCATAGGATTTAAAACATTAACATCAACTACCTGCGAGTATTGAAAACTGCCATCAAAATCAATTTGCTTTAATCTATAGGAAAGAGTTTGATTATGAGTGATCGTTAGATCATCAATAAATGTATATGAATGTGATTCTGATGAAGTGCCGTTACCATTTACAAATCCAATATTAACCCATTCTGAGCTTTGATTTATATCATCCGATTCCCTTCTTTCAATTTCAAATCCAGAGTTATTAAGCTCAGTTGCAGTTGTCCAGTTAAGCACAACACTTCTCTCACTGACTCTTGCAGTAAATGATGTAAGTTCCACCGGAATAATTGAATAATCCACATAAGAAATATATTGGAGATTAGTAGATGTATATATTGTTCTTATCAAGGCACCACTAGTACTGTCAATTTCGTGCAGCCCGGCACCATTAGTTACAAGGTAGGTGCCGCCTGGTAATAAATAAACACTTCTTAAACCGGTTACAGATGTAAAGAAATGCAGCTGATTGCCGCTTGGAGTGTAAATTCCTAACCCAGAGGGTGAGGAGAAAACAGCAACAGCCAGATTACCGTTAGGTAATTCATAAATATCCTGCGGAAAGTTTACACCCGAAATCAGGTTGTCCAAATAATTACCATTAAGATCATATCTGTGTGCAGCATCGCTGGTAGAAGCAGTAACCAACACATCATTGGTTCTGAACAAAATATCAAAAGGACTATTTAATCCACCAGAACCAATTGCAATAAAATTACCCAGATAATTACCAGCATTATCAAATTCCGGAATACCATTTGAATTAGCACCACTTCCAACCGTAACAACAAGGTTTCCGTTTGGTCTATATCCATGTCCGCGGATATTATCAAGTATAGCATTGTTTACCCCACCGGCAGGGGCATAAATTCCAAGATATGAACCGGCAGTATCAAACTTCTGAACAA is a window of Ignavibacterium sp. DNA encoding:
- a CDS encoding T9SS type A sorting domain-containing protein, which produces MKSIIKQLIFVVLITSVLPIYSQEYSFEGLIIQKELNPSSYIEAKREAIKQALPISIKLQEGVLIDVLRVENGKLLYSVIKNLLHPSVDGEVLTYDQILNKYSLSDAQINWGNAKSENQQTDASDTKLLLIPDWTNDNVLSFDPVTGNLVNANFIPPNPGNLASPKHALLNPAGFISVSDQITDLVQKFDTAGSYLGIYAPAGGVNNAILDNIRGHGYRPNGNLVVTVGSGANSNGIPEFDNAGNYLGNFIAIGSGGLNSPFDILFRTNDVLVTASTSDAAHRYDLNGNYLDNLISGVNFPQDIYELPNGNLAVAVFSSPSGLGIYTPSGNQLHFFTSVTGLRSVYLLPGGTYLVTNGAGLHEIDSTSGALIRTIYTSTNLQYISYVDYSIIPVELTSFTARVSERSVVLNWTTATELNNSGFEIERRESDDINQSSEWVNIGFVNGNGTSSESHSYTFIDDLTITHNQTLSYRLKQIDFDGSFQYSQVVDVNVLNPMEFRLEQNYPNPFNPSTTISFNIPTDGFVNLKVFDIMGNQVAELLNKETKAGLHSVEFDASGLASGTYFCKLQAGSNIKVQKMLLLK